In a genomic window of Maricaulis maris MCS10:
- a CDS encoding universal stress protein has translation MTKLILLVDGSAYGESVCDHAAWVAATMGAEIELLHVLGRRDTQSLPANLSGSLGFGAKHDLLDKLAAHDEERAKLAKERGRAILDAAAAYLTDKGVTDIALRLRHGDLVEALQQVEGDADLILIGKRGEAADFAAEHLGSNLERIVRAAHKPVMVASRKYAPVTRALIAFDGGASARKAVSHIAGGQLFKGIPLHLLTVGKDDTTRIDALESAAEDLRAAGHTVTTAIRAGDPDKVIVDYVEDEAISLLVMGAYGHSRMRNLVIGSTTTDMIRNCHIPVMLFR, from the coding sequence ATGACCAAACTCATCCTTCTCGTCGACGGTTCGGCCTATGGCGAAAGCGTCTGTGACCACGCCGCCTGGGTCGCCGCGACCATGGGCGCCGAGATCGAACTGCTGCATGTGCTCGGACGCCGCGACACGCAGAGCCTGCCCGCCAACCTGTCCGGATCGCTGGGCTTTGGCGCCAAGCACGACCTGCTGGACAAGCTCGCTGCCCATGACGAGGAACGCGCCAAGCTGGCCAAGGAGCGTGGCCGCGCCATTCTCGATGCGGCGGCAGCCTATCTCACCGACAAGGGCGTGACCGACATCGCCCTCCGCCTGCGGCACGGCGATCTGGTTGAGGCGCTGCAACAGGTGGAGGGTGATGCCGACCTGATCCTGATCGGCAAGCGCGGCGAAGCGGCTGACTTTGCAGCCGAGCATCTCGGCTCGAACCTGGAACGCATTGTCCGCGCCGCCCACAAGCCGGTCATGGTCGCCTCGCGCAAATACGCCCCGGTGACACGGGCGCTGATTGCCTTTGACGGCGGTGCGAGTGCACGCAAAGCCGTCAGCCACATTGCCGGCGGCCAGCTTTTCAAGGGCATCCCGCTGCACCTGCTGACGGTCGGCAAGGACGACACCACTCGCATCGACGCCCTGGAATCCGCCGCCGAGGACCTGCGCGCGGCCGGCCACACCGTCACCACCGCCATTCGCGCCGGCGATCCCGACAAGGTGATTGTCGATTATGTCGAGGACGAAGCCATCTCGCTCCTGGTCATGGGCGCCTACGGCCATTCGCGCATGCGCAACCTGGTCATCGGCTCCACCACCACCGACATGATCCGCAATTGCCACATCCCGGTGATGCTGTTCCGGTGA
- a CDS encoding SulP family inorganic anion transporter, translating to MRLPTLDPALFDQIRRTWFFNLRGDVLAGIVVALALIPEAIAFSIIAGVDPRVGLYASFSIAVIIAFTGGRPGMISAATAATAVLMVTLVREHGLQYLLAATVVAGLLQIGAGFLKLGDLMRFVSRSVITGFVNALAILIFMAQLPELTNVSAFTYVLVAAGLVIIYGFPYITKAIPSPLVCIIVLTSLALFFGWDNVRTVGDMGELPTTLPVFLIPDIPFNLETLMIILPYSAAVAAVGLLESLMTAQIVDDLTDTPSDRNRECIGQGIANSITGFFGGMAGCAMIGQSVINVKSGGRGRLSALTAGSVLLFMILVLGDLVAQIPMPALVAIMIMVSVGTFSWSSIRNLREHPKSSSFVMVATVIGVVATHNLAIGVGVGVLLSGLFFAWRISRAFTVTSEVSADGRTRTYRVDGQLFYASTEDFLRAFDFKDAVDTVIIDLGQAHVWDLSSVAAVDMAVLKFRREGAEVQLLGMNEASKTLVDRLGIHDTPGALDKLMGH from the coding sequence ATGCGACTTCCCACACTCGACCCGGCCCTTTTCGATCAGATCCGCCGCACCTGGTTTTTCAACCTGCGCGGTGACGTGCTGGCCGGCATTGTGGTGGCGCTGGCGCTGATCCCGGAAGCGATCGCCTTTTCCATCATCGCCGGGGTCGATCCGCGGGTCGGGCTGTATGCCAGCTTCTCCATCGCGGTGATCATCGCCTTCACCGGCGGCCGTCCGGGCATGATCAGTGCGGCCACCGCGGCGACCGCCGTCCTCATGGTCACCCTGGTGCGCGAACACGGGCTGCAATACCTGCTCGCCGCGACCGTGGTCGCTGGCCTGCTGCAGATCGGCGCCGGTTTCCTCAAGCTGGGCGACCTGATGCGCTTTGTCTCGCGCTCGGTGATCACCGGCTTCGTCAATGCGCTGGCGATCCTGATCTTCATGGCGCAACTGCCGGAGCTGACCAATGTCAGCGCCTTCACCTATGTGCTGGTCGCCGCCGGCCTGGTGATCATTTACGGCTTCCCCTACATCACCAAGGCCATCCCCTCGCCGCTGGTCTGCATTATCGTCCTGACAAGCCTGGCGCTCTTCTTCGGCTGGGACAATGTGCGCACGGTCGGCGACATGGGCGAGCTGCCGACCACGCTGCCGGTCTTCCTGATCCCGGACATCCCGTTCAATCTCGAGACCTTGATGATCATCCTGCCCTACTCGGCCGCCGTGGCCGCCGTGGGTCTGCTGGAATCTCTGATGACGGCCCAGATTGTCGATGATCTCACCGACACGCCCAGCGACCGCAATCGCGAATGTATCGGTCAGGGTATCGCCAATTCGATCACCGGCTTCTTCGGGGGCATGGCCGGTTGCGCCATGATCGGGCAATCGGTGATCAATGTGAAATCAGGCGGCCGCGGTCGACTGTCGGCGCTGACCGCCGGCTCGGTGCTGCTGTTCATGATCCTGGTACTCGGCGATCTGGTCGCACAAATCCCGATGCCGGCCCTGGTGGCGATCATGATCATGGTCTCGGTCGGCACCTTCTCGTGGAGTTCGATCCGCAATCTGCGGGAACACCCCAAGAGCTCCAGCTTCGTCATGGTTGCCACCGTGATCGGCGTCGTTGCCACCCACAATCTGGCCATCGGTGTCGGTGTCGGCGTGCTGCTCAGCGGGCTGTTCTTCGCCTGGCGGATATCCCGCGCCTTCACGGTCACCAGCGAGGTGTCCGCTGACGGGCGGACCCGCACCTATCGCGTCGATGGCCAGCTCTTCTACGCCTCGACCGAGGACTTCCTGCGTGCCTTCGACTTCAAGGATGCGGTCGACACCGTGATCATTGATCTGGGACAGGCGCATGTCTGGGATCTGTCCAGCGTCGCCGCGGTCGACATGGCCGTCCTGAAATTCCGGCGCGAAGGTGCCGAGGTCCAGCTGCTGGGCATGAACGAGGCCAGCAAGACGCTGGTCGACCGCCTGGGCATCCACGATACGCCCGGCGCACTCGACAAGCTGATGGGCCATTAG
- a CDS encoding TlyA family RNA methyltransferase — MRADLYLVEHGHFDTRARAQAAIAAGKVSVNGIKVSKPSQKIADGAQIIAEAAHPWVSRAALKLVAGLDGFGVDPADRVCLDVGSSTGGFTEVLLSRGARHVYAVDVGRDQLHASLQADRRVTSLEATDARSLAGEMFSEPPSLVVCDASFISLLKVIARPLALSAATSDLIALVKPQFEVGKALIGKGGLVKSDSARDDAVAAVRAGLEGLEGFSVHAVMESPIEGGDGNREYLIAASRCLQT; from the coding sequence ATGCGTGCAGACCTCTATCTCGTCGAACACGGTCATTTCGACACGCGCGCCCGTGCCCAGGCGGCGATTGCGGCGGGGAAGGTGTCGGTGAATGGGATCAAGGTGTCCAAGCCGTCGCAGAAGATCGCGGACGGGGCGCAGATCATCGCCGAGGCGGCGCATCCCTGGGTGTCGCGGGCGGCGCTGAAACTGGTGGCGGGGCTGGACGGGTTTGGCGTGGATCCGGCGGACCGGGTCTGTCTGGATGTCGGCTCATCGACGGGTGGTTTTACCGAAGTCCTGCTGTCGCGCGGGGCGCGGCATGTCTATGCCGTGGATGTCGGGCGGGACCAGTTGCACGCCTCGCTTCAGGCCGACCGGCGGGTCACTTCGCTGGAGGCGACCGATGCCAGGTCATTGGCAGGGGAGATGTTTTCCGAGCCGCCCTCGCTGGTGGTCTGCGATGCCAGCTTCATCTCGCTGCTCAAGGTCATCGCCCGGCCCCTGGCATTGAGTGCCGCGACGAGCGATCTGATCGCGCTCGTCAAACCCCAGTTCGAGGTCGGCAAGGCCTTGATCGGCAAGGGCGGTCTGGTGAAAAGCGACAGCGCGCGAGATGACGCGGTCGCGGCCGTACGGGCAGGCCTGGAAGGCCTGGAAGGCTTTTCGGTACACGCGGTCATGGAAAGTCCGATCGAAGGCGGCGACGGCAACAGGGAATACCTTATCGCCGCCAGCCGCTGTCTTCAAACCTGA
- a CDS encoding glycine zipper domain-containing protein yields MQLLKHKWLCASLATLILLPTAFATAPAEAQRRGGGDEVRRSDGNDSGRGARRGGNPQRGEARTERTRRDAATRRDAPPVTRPTSRDRPGPTSRPDRPRRPESRPGGRSPDARPGGRRPDARPGGRGPDTRPGRPATRPGGTRPDTRPGRPGRPVGVNPNDRRPDARRPGGTRPDTRPGRPGRPVGVNPNDRRPDARRPGGTRPDTRPGRPGRPDTRGPGDRRPDTRGRDGRRPDTRPDRPRRPDTRPGGRRPDSRPGRGHRDTGWDRDRRRPDAHRPGYRRDWREWRDRDDRRDRRRWERAQRRYNFYHDQRRHQAQRRWIRHMNHGWSNSRYYGSWGPSSRWRYNTRYYDYGYSNRQFAYYDGICRYNNNGDGAVVGALLGAIIGGAAAGDDSVGAGILLGAGFGAALGSTVSRFDDCDRAQYHYAMNYAFEYGQPYYWGNPYSGVRGAVIIRETYYNAGVECRWGDAEIYMPDGTYNYDRVRMCRDAYGDWQVSQYQ; encoded by the coding sequence ATGCAGCTGCTCAAGCACAAATGGCTTTGCGCCTCGCTCGCCACACTCATCCTCCTGCCGACAGCTTTCGCAACGGCACCGGCCGAGGCCCAGCGCCGCGGCGGTGGCGATGAGGTCCGGCGCTCGGATGGCAATGATTCCGGTCGTGGGGCCCGTCGTGGCGGCAATCCGCAACGCGGCGAAGCGCGGACAGAGCGGACGCGACGCGATGCAGCGACGCGACGCGATGCACCACCGGTCACCCGGCCGACCTCACGCGACCGCCCGGGTCCGACATCCCGTCCGGACCGACCGCGACGCCCTGAATCACGCCCAGGTGGCCGCAGCCCCGACGCCCGTCCGGGTGGTCGCCGTCCGGACGCCCGCCCCGGTGGCCGCGGACCGGACACCCGTCCCGGTCGTCCTGCAACCCGCCCCGGCGGCACGCGCCCCGATACCCGGCCCGGACGTCCGGGTCGCCCGGTCGGTGTGAACCCGAATGACCGCCGCCCGGATGCTCGCCGCCCCGGCGGTACACGCCCCGATACCCGCCCCGGACGTCCAGGTCGCCCGGTCGGTGTGAACCCGAATGACCGCCGCCCGGATGCTCGCCGCCCCGGCGGCACACGCCCCGATACCCGCCCGGGTCGCCCCGGACGCCCCGACACACGCGGGCCCGGCGATCGCCGCCCGGACACGCGGGGCCGTGATGGCCGTCGTCCCGATACGCGGCCAGACCGGCCCCGTCGCCCAGACACCCGCCCGGGCGGCCGTCGACCTGACAGCCGGCCAGGCCGCGGCCACCGGGATACCGGTTGGGATCGTGACCGGCGCCGGCCGGACGCACACCGCCCCGGATACCGACGCGACTGGCGCGAATGGCGTGACCGGGATGACCGTCGTGACCGTCGACGCTGGGAACGCGCGCAGCGGCGTTACAACTTCTATCACGACCAACGTCGACATCAGGCCCAGCGCCGCTGGATCCGCCACATGAACCATGGCTGGTCGAACTCGCGCTATTACGGCAGCTGGGGACCGTCCAGCCGCTGGCGCTACAACACGCGCTATTATGATTACGGCTATTCCAACCGCCAGTTCGCCTATTACGACGGCATTTGCCGCTATAACAACAATGGTGACGGTGCCGTGGTCGGCGCCCTGCTGGGCGCCATCATCGGCGGCGCAGCCGCAGGCGATGACAGTGTCGGTGCCGGCATCCTGCTCGGCGCAGGCTTCGGTGCGGCCCTGGGCAGCACGGTCAGCCGTTTCGATGATTGCGATCGCGCCCAGTATCACTACGCGATGAATTACGCCTTCGAGTACGGACAACCCTATTACTGGGGCAATCCCTATTCCGGCGTGCGCGGTGCGGTGATCATCCGCGAGACCTATTACAATGCCGGCGTCGAATGTCGCTGGGGTGATGCCGAAATCTACATGCCCGACGGCACCTATAATTACGACCGGGTTCGCATGTGCCGGGACGCCTATGGCGACTGGCAGGTCTCGCAATACCAGTAG
- the aroC gene encoding chorismate synthase: MSHNTFGHLFRVTTWGESHGPSIGAVVDGCPAGIPLTETDLQPFLDLRRPGTSRHVTPRQEPDQVRILSGTFEDDRTDGPVTTGAPISLMIENTDQRSKDYSAIRDKWRPGHADYTYDMKYGIRDYRGGGRSSARETAMRVAAGGIARKVLGDGISIRAALVQVGDRAIDRSRWDWDEVSNNPFFCPDATTAALWEADMDALRRAGSSTGAIVEVVVSGVPVGWGAPVYAKLDSELAAAMMTINAVKGVEIGAGFGSAAMRGEDAADEMRMGEDGPVFLSNHNGGVLGGISTGQDLVVRFAVKPTSSITVERNTLDRNFEETVIETRGRHDPCVGIRAVPVGEAMAALVLADQKLRHAGQSAY, translated from the coding sequence ATGTCACACAACACGTTCGGACATCTTTTCCGGGTCACCACCTGGGGCGAAAGCCATGGCCCCTCCATCGGCGCGGTCGTCGATGGTTGCCCGGCCGGCATTCCGCTGACCGAAACCGATCTTCAGCCCTTCCTCGACCTGCGCCGTCCGGGCACTTCGCGCCATGTCACGCCGCGCCAGGAACCCGACCAGGTCCGCATCCTGTCCGGCACGTTCGAGGATGACCGCACGGACGGGCCGGTGACGACGGGCGCGCCGATCAGCCTGATGATCGAGAATACCGACCAGCGCTCGAAGGATTACAGCGCCATCCGCGACAAATGGCGTCCCGGCCATGCCGACTACACCTATGACATGAAATACGGCATCCGCGATTATCGCGGCGGTGGCCGTTCCTCGGCCCGTGAGACGGCCATGCGGGTCGCCGCCGGCGGCATTGCCCGCAAGGTGCTGGGCGACGGCATCTCGATCCGCGCCGCGCTGGTGCAAGTGGGTGATCGCGCCATCGACCGTAGCCGCTGGGACTGGGACGAGGTGAGCAACAACCCTTTCTTCTGCCCCGACGCCACAACCGCCGCCCTGTGGGAAGCGGACATGGACGCGCTGCGCCGGGCTGGTTCATCGACCGGCGCCATCGTCGAAGTCGTGGTCTCCGGCGTCCCGGTCGGCTGGGGTGCCCCCGTCTATGCCAAGCTCGACAGTGAGCTGGCCGCCGCCATGATGACCATCAATGCGGTCAAGGGCGTCGAGATCGGGGCCGGGTTCGGCTCGGCCGCGATGCGCGGTGAAGACGCCGCGGACGAGATGCGCATGGGCGAGGACGGGCCGGTCTTTTTGTCCAACCATAATGGCGGCGTGCTGGGCGGCATTTCGACCGGGCAGGACCTGGTGGTCCGCTTTGCCGTCAAACCGACCTCCTCGATCACGGTCGAGCGCAACACGCTGGACCGCAATTTCGAGGAGACCGTGATCGAGACCCGCGGCCGCCATGACCCCTGCGTCGGCATCCGTGCCGTCCCGGTCGGCGAGGCCATGGCAGCGCTGGTCCTGGCCGACCAGAAGCTGCGCCATGCGGGCCAATCGGCGTACTGA
- the pdxH gene encoding pyridoxamine 5'-phosphate oxidase, translated as MSDDKLIPATPDADAYAKTADANAAEIFDRDEPFALFADWLTEAKKKEPNDANAMALATADASGLPDVRMVLLKDVDADGFVFYTNLESGKGGQLADNPQAALCFHWKSLRRQVRVRGAVEPVSAGEADAYFASRARDSRIGAWASKQSRPLESRFALEKSVAREAARFGLGEVPRPPHWSGFRIRPLSLEFWRDRPFRLHDRMFFDRPDLGSTWTVTRLYP; from the coding sequence ATGTCTGACGACAAACTCATTCCCGCCACACCCGATGCCGACGCCTATGCCAAGACGGCAGACGCCAATGCCGCGGAGATCTTTGATAGGGATGAGCCCTTTGCCCTGTTTGCCGACTGGCTGACCGAGGCGAAGAAGAAAGAGCCCAATGACGCCAACGCGATGGCGCTGGCGACGGCGGATGCGTCCGGCCTGCCGGATGTGCGCATGGTGCTTTTGAAGGATGTCGATGCCGACGGTTTCGTCTTCTACACCAATCTGGAAAGCGGCAAGGGCGGGCAGCTGGCGGACAATCCGCAGGCGGCGCTGTGCTTTCACTGGAAGTCCCTGCGTCGTCAGGTGCGGGTGAGGGGGGCGGTCGAGCCGGTTAGCGCCGGGGAGGCCGATGCCTATTTCGCCTCCCGGGCGCGGGACAGCCGGATCGGCGCCTGGGCCTCGAAACAGTCGCGCCCGCTGGAAAGCCGTTTCGCCCTGGAAAAGTCGGTTGCTCGCGAGGCGGCGCGCTTCGGTCTGGGCGAGGTGCCACGGCCGCCGCACTGGTCGGGCTTTCGCATCCGCCCGTTGAGCCTCGAGTTCTGGCGCGACCGGCCCTTCCGTCTCCATGATAGAATGTTTTTTGACAGGCCGGATTTGGGGTCGACTTGGACGGTAACCCGGTTGTATCCCTGA
- a CDS encoding DUF1499 domain-containing protein, protein MDALTNILRLVIQTLGWILVLLVLATPLWFLVAALGTKLGFWGYEFGLDWMTLEIGPHLVLACAVAGVLMGILLVAHRFAARRWVGVVSLPILALVIAGGGYAGRYVYDGLTASRPYVLDVTTDAAEPPHFTAAYASRRGDARRSLDYDPDSAVVQAEHYPHLTSLIIEQDARSAFREALVYARDSGWRIGTASDSAGMFEAGAEGLVYGFRDDISVRVRELEDGRTQIDIRSLARQPVHDLGRNARRVERFLAVMGGEGDAG, encoded by the coding sequence GTGGACGCTTTGACGAATATTCTGCGCCTGGTGATCCAGACGCTCGGCTGGATCCTGGTCCTTCTGGTGCTGGCGACGCCGCTCTGGTTCCTGGTCGCCGCACTTGGCACCAAGCTGGGCTTTTGGGGCTATGAGTTCGGTCTCGACTGGATGACGCTGGAAATCGGGCCGCATCTGGTTCTGGCCTGTGCTGTTGCCGGCGTGCTGATGGGCATCCTGCTTGTCGCCCACCGGTTTGCGGCGCGGCGCTGGGTCGGTGTGGTCAGCCTGCCCATCCTGGCCCTGGTGATCGCGGGCGGCGGCTATGCCGGGCGCTATGTTTACGACGGGCTGACCGCCAGCCGCCCCTATGTGCTGGACGTGACCACCGACGCTGCCGAACCGCCGCACTTCACCGCCGCCTATGCGTCGCGCCGCGGCGATGCCCGCCGCTCGCTGGACTATGATCCGGACTCGGCTGTCGTCCAGGCCGAGCATTATCCGCACCTCACCAGCCTGATCATCGAACAGGACGCCCGCTCCGCCTTCCGCGAAGCCCTGGTCTATGCCCGCGACAGTGGCTGGCGGATCGGGACCGCCTCGGATTCAGCCGGCATGTTCGAAGCCGGCGCCGAAGGCCTGGTTTACGGTTTTCGGGACGATATCTCGGTGCGTGTGCGCGAACTCGAAGACGGGCGCACGCAGATCGACATCCGCTCCCTGGCCCGCCAGCCCGTCCACGATCTCGGCCGCAATGCGCGCCGGGTCGAGCGGTTCCTGGCCGTGATGGGCGGCGAGGGCGACGCCGGGTAG
- a CDS encoding MBL fold metallo-hydrolase: MSSIPFVRDFDFEYGRCDTLSPLIRRVVAPNPGPFTFTGTGVYIIGHGSVAVIDPGPVDPDHIAALDAALEGETVSHVFVTHHHLDHSPLAHPLAEKHGAKVYGFGPQQTAPAGGEVRLEAGDDVGFQPDIQIIDGQVFQGEGWSLQALHTPGHTSNHVCYALLEENTLFSGDHVMAWSTSVISPPDGHMGDYLYQLGRMRDRDFDRLWPTHGPAIESPSAFIQAYIDHRLAREDQILACLADGHTTIREMVEVMYVDVDKRLHPAAAHSVLAHVIHLVELGKVASDTADPIGLTATFRLADAA, translated from the coding sequence ATGAGTTCAATTCCCTTCGTACGCGATTTCGACTTCGAATACGGGCGTTGCGACACGCTCTCCCCGCTGATCCGGCGCGTCGTCGCGCCCAATCCCGGCCCCTTCACCTTCACGGGTACCGGTGTTTACATCATCGGGCATGGCTCAGTCGCCGTCATTGACCCCGGCCCGGTCGACCCGGACCACATCGCCGCGCTGGACGCGGCCCTCGAGGGCGAGACTGTCAGCCACGTCTTTGTCACCCATCATCATCTCGATCATTCGCCCCTCGCCCACCCGCTGGCCGAAAAACATGGGGCGAAAGTCTATGGCTTCGGTCCGCAGCAGACGGCACCGGCCGGCGGCGAGGTCCGCCTCGAGGCCGGCGATGATGTCGGTTTCCAGCCGGACATCCAGATTATCGACGGCCAGGTCTTCCAGGGCGAAGGATGGTCCTTGCAGGCCCTGCACACGCCCGGGCACACGTCCAACCATGTCTGCTACGCGCTGCTGGAGGAGAATACGCTGTTTTCCGGCGACCATGTGATGGCCTGGTCGACCAGCGTGATCAGTCCGCCGGACGGGCATATGGGCGATTATCTCTACCAGCTGGGCCGCATGCGGGACCGCGATTTCGATCGCCTTTGGCCGACCCACGGCCCGGCGATCGAGAGTCCCAGCGCCTTCATCCAGGCCTATATCGACCACCGCCTGGCCCGCGAGGACCAGATTCTCGCCTGTCTCGCCGACGGCCATACGACGATCCGCGAGATGGTCGAGGTGATGTATGTCGATGTCGACAAACGCCTCCACCCCGCCGCCGCCCATTCGGTGCTGGCGCATGTGATCCACCTCGTGGAACTGGGCAAGGTCGCCAGCGACACGGCCGACCCGATCGGCCTGACAGCGACGTTCAGATTGGCCGACGCGGCCTAG
- a CDS encoding ABC transporter permease, with amino-acid sequence MLGFVLRRFSVAIPTILVIITVAFFMMRVAPGGPFDLERPMPEETRQVIMASYGLDKPLIFQYFDYMGNLFQGDLGPSLKLRDKQVAEIIAEGFPVSATIGLCSMLLAIGLGSLLGSIAALKQNTGTDFSVMTFAMVGISIPPFVMGPILALVFGLYLGLVPTGGLDPRYGMTPDRLILPVITLALPQIAIIARLMRASMIEVVRSNYIRTARAKGLSAPAVIIRHALRSAILPLVSYLGPASAAVISGSLVIELVFQLPGIGRHFVDAALQRDYTVVMGVVIVYATLIIVLNLLADLLYGVLNPKVKYES; translated from the coding sequence ATGCTTGGATTTGTACTCAGACGCTTCAGCGTCGCCATCCCCACGATTCTGGTGATCATCACGGTCGCCTTTTTCATGATGCGTGTCGCCCCGGGCGGACCGTTCGATCTCGAACGTCCGATGCCGGAGGAGACGCGCCAGGTCATCATGGCCAGCTATGGCCTCGATAAGCCGCTGATTTTTCAGTATTTTGACTATATGGGGAACCTTTTCCAGGGCGACCTCGGACCGTCATTGAAACTGCGCGACAAGCAAGTCGCCGAGATCATCGCGGAAGGCTTCCCGGTCTCTGCCACCATCGGCCTGTGCTCGATGTTGCTGGCCATCGGGCTCGGGAGCCTGCTCGGATCGATCGCCGCCCTGAAGCAGAATACCGGCACCGATTTCTCGGTGATGACCTTCGCCATGGTCGGGATATCCATTCCGCCCTTTGTGATGGGTCCCATTCTGGCGCTGGTCTTCGGTCTCTATCTGGGACTGGTACCCACAGGCGGCCTCGATCCGCGCTATGGCATGACGCCGGACCGGCTCATCCTGCCGGTCATCACGCTGGCCCTGCCGCAGATCGCCATCATTGCCCGCCTGATGCGGGCCTCGATGATCGAGGTTGTCCGCTCCAACTATATCCGCACTGCCCGGGCCAAGGGCCTGTCGGCGCCGGCGGTGATCATCCGCCACGCCCTGCGCTCGGCCATCCTGCCGCTGGTCTCCTATCTCGGACCGGCTTCGGCGGCCGTGATTTCCGGCTCGCTGGTGATCGAGCTGGTCTTCCAGCTGCCGGGCATCGGCCGGCATTTCGTCGACGCCGCCCTGCAGCGCGATTACACCGTCGTGATGGGCGTGGTCATCGTCTATGCGACCCTGATCATCGTTTTGAACCTGCTCGCTGACCTGCTTTACGGCGTGCTCAATCCGAAGGTGAAATACGAGTCATGA
- a CDS encoding ABC transporter permease subunit, translating to MTMLTTPQEKAELLEKAAVQGRSLWDDARARLMRNRAAVASMIVLGILVFLATVGQLLWVHDYDTIYRDRVWIGPTMENLHILGTDAQGRDMVARILVGLGVSLMVGIVATFVSLVIGVTWGATAGFIGGRVDQLMMRFVDILYSLPFIFFVIILMVTFGRNIVLIFVAIGAVEWLTMARIVRGQTIALKGMEFVEAAHAAGVSRPNIIQRHIIPNVLGPVVVYVTLMIPVVILAESFLSFLGLGVQEPLTSLGRLISAGAQDMEPAPWTLIGPAVTMMVTLFCLNFIGDGLRDAIDPKDR from the coding sequence ATGACCATGCTCACCACACCGCAGGAAAAGGCCGAGCTGCTCGAGAAAGCCGCCGTCCAGGGCCGTTCGCTCTGGGATGATGCGCGCGCGCGCCTGATGCGCAACCGGGCCGCCGTGGCGTCGATGATCGTTCTGGGCATCCTGGTCTTCCTGGCCACGGTTGGCCAGCTGCTCTGGGTGCATGATTACGACACCATCTACCGTGACCGCGTGTGGATCGGGCCGACCATGGAAAACCTGCACATCCTCGGCACCGACGCCCAGGGCCGCGACATGGTCGCGCGCATCCTGGTCGGGCTGGGCGTGTCGCTGATGGTCGGCATTGTCGCAACCTTTGTGTCGCTGGTGATCGGTGTGACCTGGGGCGCGACGGCGGGCTTCATCGGTGGCCGCGTCGACCAGCTGATGATGCGCTTTGTCGACATCCTCTACTCGCTGCCCTTCATCTTCTTCGTGATCATCTTGATGGTCACCTTCGGGCGCAATATCGTCCTCATCTTCGTCGCCATCGGTGCCGTCGAATGGCTGACCATGGCGCGGATCGTGCGCGGCCAGACCATTGCCCTGAAGGGGATGGAATTCGTCGAGGCTGCCCATGCCGCCGGTGTCTCGCGTCCGAACATCATCCAGCGCCACATCATCCCCAACGTGCTCGGCCCGGTCGTGGTCTATGTCACGCTGATGATCCCGGTCGTGATCCTGGCCGAAAGCTTCCTCAGCTTCCTCGGCCTGGGTGTCCAGGAACCCCTGACCTCGCTCGGTCGCCTGATCTCGGCCGGCGCCCAGGACATGGAACCGGCCCCCTGGACACTGATCGGACCCGCCGTGACCATGATGGTGACCCTGTTCTGCCTCAACTTCATCGGCGACGGCCTGCGCGACGCGATCGATCCCAAGGATCGGTAG